In Neorhizobium galegae, the following proteins share a genomic window:
- a CDS encoding YcbK family protein — translation MRNIFRIALTCLLTLGLNVTAEAGENHKRRSTSFKHDYSAFFTVQRISVRTSCFPEKLGAILAHIAQKTGHKPMVTSGHRPHSGRSQHSHCYAADIRVPGVSERTILAAAASAPGIGGIGRYCNGIVHVDVGPKRQWAYCGRRKRG, via the coding sequence ATGCGCAACATATTTCGCATCGCGCTTACCTGCCTTCTGACGCTGGGGCTCAATGTCACCGCCGAAGCCGGCGAAAACCACAAACGCCGAAGCACGTCCTTCAAGCACGATTACTCGGCCTTCTTCACCGTGCAGCGGATCAGCGTTCGTACGAGCTGTTTCCCAGAAAAGCTGGGAGCCATCCTTGCGCATATCGCGCAGAAGACCGGCCACAAGCCGATGGTCACGTCAGGGCACCGGCCGCATTCCGGAAGATCGCAGCACAGTCATTGTTATGCGGCGGATATCCGGGTGCCGGGCGTGTCGGAGCGAACCATCCTCGCAGCAGCAGCCAGCGCGCCGGGCATTGGCGGCATCGGCCGGTATTGCAACGGCATCGTGCATGTGGATGTCGGGCCAAAACGCCAATGGGCCTATTGCGGGCGACGCAAGCGAGGCTAG
- a CDS encoding helix-turn-helix domain-containing protein — MLSVPLPFLAGLVFALTLYRSLKGVDAPGSRRYFFAFLILYALQGVIVGLHFGYGIKALAPVQPITAAIMPPLAFLAFRALMDERLGQSWLHILPPLAVAAAVGFLRVLVDPLLLVIFFGYGIALWRLTLLGGADAMAEASLPQMRPALRAARLTAGLMLFFAVSDAALSVYTDIYGPGDVPLAVAIMNLAVIAAVIAYYFSPDFSSAKPTAASPSLEPTEEDKATLSRIEAALEDGELYRSEDLSLAKLARRARLPVRDVSVLINRATGLNVSQFVNDRRIAEACRLLGETERTVIQVMLDVGFSTKSNFNREFRRVTGMSPKQWRAGARAAQDGGAIKTRP, encoded by the coding sequence GTGCTGTCCGTTCCCCTGCCTTTTCTTGCCGGCCTTGTTTTCGCGCTGACGCTCTACCGCAGCCTGAAGGGTGTCGACGCGCCCGGCTCGCGTCGTTATTTTTTCGCTTTCCTTATTCTCTATGCCCTGCAGGGCGTGATCGTCGGCCTGCATTTTGGCTACGGCATCAAGGCGCTCGCACCGGTCCAGCCGATCACCGCCGCAATCATGCCGCCGCTTGCCTTCCTGGCCTTCCGAGCGTTGATGGACGAGCGCCTCGGTCAGTCCTGGCTGCACATCCTGCCGCCTCTGGCCGTTGCCGCCGCAGTCGGCTTCCTGCGCGTTCTCGTCGACCCCTTATTGCTGGTGATCTTCTTCGGCTACGGCATCGCACTCTGGCGCCTGACGCTCTTAGGTGGCGCCGACGCGATGGCGGAAGCTTCGCTTCCGCAAATGAGACCGGCGTTGCGCGCGGCCCGATTGACTGCGGGCCTGATGCTGTTCTTCGCCGTCAGCGACGCTGCACTGTCGGTCTACACCGATATCTACGGCCCAGGTGATGTGCCGTTGGCCGTCGCGATCATGAACCTGGCGGTGATCGCCGCGGTGATCGCCTACTATTTCTCACCGGATTTTTCGTCGGCCAAACCGACTGCGGCTTCGCCTTCCCTCGAGCCAACGGAAGAGGACAAGGCCACGCTATCCCGTATCGAGGCGGCTCTGGAAGACGGCGAGCTTTACAGGAGCGAGGATCTGAGCCTCGCAAAGCTTGCGCGCAGAGCAAGATTGCCTGTTCGCGATGTCTCTGTCCTCATCAATCGCGCGACGGGGCTGAATGTCTCGCAATTCGTCAACGATCGCCGTATCGCCGAAGCCTGCCGTCTTCTGGGGGAGACCGAACGGACGGTGATCCAGGTCATGCTGGATGTCGGCTTCTCGACGAAGTCGAACTTCAACCGTGAATTCCGCCGCGTGACGGGCATGAGCCCCAAGCAATGGAGAGCCGGGGCAAGGGCCGCACAAGACGGCGGTGCGATAAAAACACGGCCTTGA
- a CDS encoding [protein-PII] uridylyltransferase codes for MARHDIDFSELLDVARLRADCRTIVKDKDRPQLELRAALLPLLRRASVEGREKARQLLSKDGSGLNCARRISWLQDQLIRVLYETIAEGLYSEGTDIAVAAVGGYGRDTLAPGSDIDLLFLLPPRNTETMRKAVEFLLYVLWDMGFKVGHATRTVEECIRLSKTDMTIRTAILESRYICGSEALVNDLESRFDKEIVADTGPEFIAAKLAERDNRHEKAGDTRYLVEPNVKEGKGGLRDLHTLFWIAKYYYRVRETTELVKLGVLSREEARSFEKADDFLWAVRCQMHFLTGKAEERLSFDIQREIAESLGYHSRPGLSAVERFMKHYFLVSKNVGDLTRILCAALEEQQAKAAPGLTNRVISRFTKRLHKIPGTVEFVVDRGRITLADPNVFKRDPVNIIRFFHVADINGLELHPDALKRMTRSLALIDNDVRENEEANRLFLSMLTSRRDPALMLRRMNEAGVLGRFIPEFGKVVAMMQFNMYHHYTVDEHLIRSVDALSEVDKGKAADIHPLANKVMPSVEEREALYVAVLLHDVAKGRQEDHSIAGARIARKLCPRLGLNAKQTELVVWLIEVHLLMSMTAQTRDLHDRKTITDFAEKVQSMDRLKMLLILTICDIRAVGPGVWNGWKGQLLRTLYYETELLLSGGFSEVSRKERAKVAEEELFKALAEWSAKDRRTYSKLHYQPYLLSVSLEDQVRHTKFIRDTDKAGQALATMVRTDSFHAITEITVLAPDHPRLLSIIAGACAAAGANIADAQIFTTSDGRALDTILINREFPVDEDELRRAGTISRMIEDVLSGKKRLPEVIATRAKSRKRNKTFTIPPSVILSNGLSNKFTVIEVECLDRTGLLADITAVLADLSLDIHSARITTFGEKVIDTFYVTDLVGQKVVNENRQGNIAARLKAVMSEQEDELRSGMPMGMIAPAPNPDQASQPRKSKASV; via the coding sequence ATGGCCAGACACGACATCGATTTTTCTGAACTTCTCGACGTGGCCCGTCTTCGGGCCGATTGCCGGACGATCGTCAAGGACAAGGATCGCCCCCAGCTGGAATTGCGGGCGGCGCTTCTGCCGCTGCTGCGCCGTGCAAGCGTCGAGGGCCGCGAAAAGGCCCGCCAGCTTCTCTCCAAAGACGGTAGCGGGCTGAATTGCGCCCGCCGCATCTCCTGGCTCCAGGACCAGCTGATCCGCGTTCTCTACGAGACGATTGCCGAAGGTCTCTATAGCGAGGGCACGGATATCGCCGTGGCGGCCGTCGGCGGTTACGGCCGCGATACGCTGGCGCCCGGTTCGGACATCGATCTCCTGTTCCTGCTGCCCCCCCGAAATACCGAGACCATGCGCAAGGCCGTCGAGTTCCTGCTCTATGTGCTGTGGGACATGGGTTTCAAGGTCGGCCATGCGACCCGTACCGTTGAAGAATGCATCCGTCTCTCCAAGACGGACATGACGATCCGCACCGCCATTCTCGAAAGCCGCTACATCTGCGGCAGCGAGGCGCTGGTGAACGACCTCGAGAGCCGTTTCGACAAGGAAATCGTCGCCGATACCGGGCCGGAATTCATCGCCGCCAAGCTTGCGGAGCGCGACAACCGCCACGAGAAGGCCGGCGATACGCGCTATCTGGTCGAGCCGAACGTCAAGGAAGGCAAGGGCGGCCTGCGCGACCTCCATACGCTCTTCTGGATCGCCAAATATTACTACCGGGTCCGCGAGACGACCGAACTGGTGAAGCTCGGCGTTCTCTCCCGCGAGGAAGCACGCTCGTTCGAGAAGGCCGATGATTTCCTCTGGGCGGTGCGCTGCCAGATGCATTTCCTCACCGGCAAGGCCGAGGAGCGTCTGTCCTTCGACATCCAGCGCGAGATTGCCGAAAGCCTCGGTTACCACTCGCGCCCCGGCCTTTCCGCCGTCGAACGCTTCATGAAGCACTACTTTCTCGTCTCGAAGAATGTCGGCGATCTGACCCGCATTCTCTGCGCCGCGCTGGAGGAGCAGCAGGCGAAGGCCGCCCCCGGCCTCACCAACCGCGTCATCTCGCGCTTCACCAAGCGTCTCCACAAGATCCCCGGCACCGTGGAATTCGTCGTGGACCGCGGCCGCATCACGCTTGCCGATCCGAACGTCTTCAAGCGCGATCCGGTCAATATCATCCGCTTCTTCCACGTGGCCGATATCAACGGGCTGGAGCTCCATCCCGATGCGCTGAAGCGCATGACCCGCTCGCTTGCGCTGATCGACAACGATGTGCGCGAGAACGAGGAGGCCAACCGGCTTTTCCTCTCCATGCTGACCTCGAGGCGTGACCCTGCGCTGATGCTGCGCCGGATGAACGAGGCGGGCGTGCTCGGCCGCTTCATTCCGGAATTCGGCAAGGTCGTCGCGATGATGCAGTTCAACATGTATCATCATTATACCGTCGACGAGCATCTGATCCGCTCGGTCGACGCGCTGTCGGAAGTGGACAAGGGCAAGGCCGCCGACATCCACCCGCTCGCCAACAAGGTGATGCCGAGCGTCGAAGAGCGCGAGGCGCTTTACGTCGCCGTGCTCCTGCACGATGTTGCCAAGGGTCGCCAGGAGGATCATTCGATCGCCGGCGCCCGCATCGCCCGCAAGCTCTGCCCGCGTCTCGGCCTCAACGCCAAGCAGACCGAACTCGTCGTCTGGTTGATCGAAGTGCATCTCCTGATGTCGATGACCGCCCAGACCCGCGACCTGCACGACCGCAAGACGATCACCGATTTCGCCGAGAAGGTGCAGTCGATGGACCGGCTGAAGATGCTGCTGATCCTGACGATATGCGATATCCGCGCCGTCGGCCCGGGTGTGTGGAACGGTTGGAAGGGCCAGCTGCTGCGCACGCTCTATTACGAGACCGAACTGCTGCTCTCGGGCGGTTTCTCCGAGGTATCGCGCAAGGAGCGCGCCAAGGTCGCCGAAGAGGAGCTCTTCAAGGCATTGGCCGAGTGGAGCGCCAAGGACCGCCGTACCTATTCGAAACTGCACTACCAGCCTTACCTCCTGTCGGTCTCGCTGGAAGATCAGGTCCGTCACACGAAGTTCATCCGCGATACCGATAAGGCAGGCCAGGCGCTCGCCACGATGGTGCGGACGGACAGTTTTCACGCCATTACCGAGATCACGGTCCTCGCGCCGGACCATCCGCGCCTGTTGTCGATCATCGCCGGCGCCTGCGCCGCAGCGGGCGCCAACATTGCCGATGCCCAGATCTTCACGACCTCCGACGGCCGGGCGCTCGACACCATTCTGATCAACCGGGAATTCCCGGTGGACGAGGACGAATTGCGCCGCGCCGGCACGATCAGCCGGATGATCGAGGACGTGCTGTCGGGCAAGAAGCGCCTGCCGGAAGTCATTGCGACGCGCGCCAAGTCTCGCAAGCGTAACAAGACTTTCACCATTCCGCCGTCGGTCATTCTCTCGAACGGCCTGTCGAACAAGTTCACGGTCATCGAGGTGGAATGCCTCGACCGCACCGGCCTGCTTGCGGACATCACCGCCGTGCTCGCCGATCTCTCGCTCGACATTCATTCGGCGCGCATCACCACCTTCGGCGAAAAGGTCATCGATACCTTCTATGTCACCGATCTCGTCGGCCAGAAGGTCGTGAACGAGAACCGCCAGGGTAATATCGCGGCGCGGCTGAAGGCTGTGATGTCCGAGCAGGAGGACGAACTGAGGAGCGGCATGCCGATGGGCATGATCGCGCCGGCCCCCAACCCGGACCAGGCGTCCCAGCCGCGCAAGTCCAAGGCCAGCGTATGA
- a CDS encoding NADP-dependent malic enzyme, producing MPAKDKATEKAARSRASVTEQEALDFHSEGRPGKLEVVPTKPMATQRDLSLAYSPGVAVPVLAIAANPATAYDYTTRGNMVAVISNGTAILGLGNLGALASKPVMEGKAVLFKRFADVDSIDLEVDTENVDEFINCVRFLGPSFGGINLEDIKAPECFIIESRLRELMDIPVFHDDQHGTAIIAAAGLINALELTGRDLKTTKLVCNGAGAAAIACVELIKAMGFNSENVILCDTKGVIYQGRSEGMNQWKSAHAVKTTKRTLEEAMKDADVVFGLSQKGAFTEEMIRSMADRPIIFAMANPDPEITPEEVARIRDDAIMATGRSDYPNQVNNVLGFPYIFRGALDVRASQINDAMKIAAVNALANLAREDVPDDVAAAYQGNRPRFGAQYIIPVPFDPRLISAIPVAVAEAAMESGVARKNITDLAAYASELSARRDPIAATTQGIYERVRRFPKRVVFAEAEEEQVMRAAISFTSQKLGTAILLGRDDVIRATAEKAGIDLDRPGIEVVNARLSNRVDAYIDHLYARLQREGLLYRDVQRLIHNDRNHFAATMVAIGDADAMVTGTTRNYATALQDVRRCIDPKPGHKVIGVSLVISRGRTIFVADTAVHDMPNAEDLADIAVEAARVAKRMGYEPRVALVAYSTFGQPIGERSERVREAVKILDQRRVDFEYDGEMGADVALNSHRMEQYPFCRLSGTANVLVMPAIHSASISTRMLQELGASTVIGPLLVGLDKSVQITSMGAKDSDIVNMAAIAAYNAGT from the coding sequence ATGCCTGCTAAGGACAAGGCCACGGAGAAGGCCGCACGTTCGCGCGCTTCCGTAACCGAACAGGAAGCACTCGATTTCCACTCGGAAGGCCGCCCCGGTAAACTCGAAGTGGTTCCCACCAAGCCGATGGCGACCCAGCGCGACCTGTCGCTCGCCTATTCGCCGGGCGTCGCGGTGCCGGTCTTGGCAATCGCCGCAAACCCGGCAACCGCCTATGACTACACGACGCGCGGCAACATGGTGGCCGTCATCTCCAACGGTACGGCGATCCTCGGCCTCGGCAATCTCGGCGCGCTCGCCTCGAAACCGGTGATGGAAGGCAAGGCCGTCCTGTTCAAGCGCTTCGCCGACGTCGACTCGATCGACCTCGAGGTCGATACCGAAAACGTCGACGAATTCATCAACTGCGTGCGCTTCCTCGGCCCCTCCTTTGGCGGCATCAATCTCGAGGATATCAAGGCGCCGGAATGCTTTATCATCGAGAGTCGCCTGCGCGAGCTGATGGATATCCCGGTCTTTCATGACGACCAGCACGGCACTGCGATCATCGCCGCCGCCGGCCTGATCAATGCGTTGGAGCTGACCGGCCGGGACCTCAAGACCACCAAGCTGGTCTGCAACGGCGCCGGTGCCGCGGCGATCGCCTGCGTCGAACTCATCAAGGCGATGGGCTTCAATTCGGAAAATGTCATTCTCTGCGACACCAAGGGCGTCATCTATCAGGGCCGTAGCGAAGGCATGAACCAGTGGAAGTCCGCCCACGCGGTGAAAACCACCAAGCGGACCCTGGAAGAGGCCATGAAGGACGCGGATGTCGTGTTCGGTCTCTCCCAGAAGGGCGCCTTTACCGAAGAGATGATCCGCTCCATGGCCGACAGGCCGATCATTTTCGCGATGGCCAACCCCGATCCGGAAATCACGCCGGAAGAGGTCGCCCGCATCCGCGACGACGCAATCATGGCGACCGGCCGTTCGGACTATCCGAATCAGGTCAACAACGTGCTCGGCTTCCCCTATATCTTCCGTGGCGCACTCGACGTGCGGGCCAGCCAGATCAACGACGCGATGAAGATCGCCGCCGTCAACGCGCTCGCCAATCTCGCCCGCGAAGACGTGCCTGACGATGTCGCCGCCGCCTACCAGGGCAACCGCCCCCGCTTCGGCGCGCAATACATCATCCCGGTCCCGTTCGATCCGCGCCTCATCTCGGCGATCCCGGTCGCCGTTGCCGAAGCGGCAATGGAAAGCGGCGTCGCCCGCAAGAACATCACCGATCTTGCCGCCTACGCCTCGGAACTCTCCGCCCGCCGCGATCCGATCGCCGCGACGACACAAGGCATCTACGAGCGTGTCCGCCGCTTTCCGAAACGGGTCGTCTTTGCCGAGGCCGAAGAAGAACAGGTCATGCGCGCGGCGATTTCCTTCACCAGCCAGAAGCTCGGCACTGCCATCCTTCTCGGCCGTGACGATGTCATCCGCGCGACGGCGGAAAAGGCCGGCATCGATCTTGACCGCCCAGGCATCGAGGTCGTCAACGCACGCCTCTCCAATCGTGTCGATGCCTATATCGACCACCTCTATGCGCGGCTGCAGCGCGAGGGGCTCCTCTATCGCGACGTCCAGCGCCTGATCCATAACGACCGTAACCATTTCGCGGCCACCATGGTGGCGATCGGCGATGCGGATGCGATGGTGACGGGCACGACCCGAAACTATGCGACGGCCTTGCAGGACGTCCGCCGCTGCATCGATCCAAAGCCGGGACACAAGGTGATCGGCGTATCGCTGGTGATCTCGCGCGGCCGGACGATCTTCGTCGCCGACACCGCCGTCCACGACATGCCGAATGCGGAAGATCTTGCGGATATCGCCGTAGAAGCCGCCCGCGTCGCAAAGCGGATGGGTTACGAACCACGTGTCGCACTCGTTGCCTATTCGACGTTCGGGCAGCCGATCGGCGAACGGTCGGAACGGGTTCGCGAAGCCGTCAAGATCCTCGACCAGCGTCGCGTGGATTTCGAATACGACGGCGAAATGGGCGCAGACGTGGCGCTCAATTCGCACCGGATGGAGCAATATCCGTTCTGCCGGCTCTCGGGCACAGCCAACGTGCTGGTCATGCCGGCGATCCATTCCGCCTCGATCTCGACCCGCATGCTGCAGGAACTCGGCGCTTCGACGGTGATCGGCCCGCTGCTTGTCGGTCTCGACAAGTCGGTGCAGATCACTTCGATGGGTGCGAAGGACAGCGACATCGTCAACATGGCGGCGATCGCGGCCTACAACGCCGGGACGTGA
- the mutS gene encoding DNA mismatch repair protein MutS encodes MMEQYIEIKANNPGSLLFYRMGDFYELFFEDAVDASRALGITLTKRGQHLGREIPMCGVPVHAADDYLQKLISLGFRVAVCEQLEDPAEAKKRGSKSVVKRDVVRLVTPGTITEEKLLSPSESNYLMALARIKGAAEPLLALAWIDISTGVFRLAETDQSRLLADILRIEPRELILPDTMFHDAELKPVFDVLGKVAVPQPSVLFDSASAEGRITRYFGVGTLEGFGNFSRAELAAAAAAVAYVEKTQIAERPPLGRPERESGASTLFIDPATRGNLELTKTLSGEREGTLLKAIDRTVTGGGARLLAERLMSPLTDPDRINRRLDSISFLLEEPSLCSELRSGLKHVPDMPRALSRLVLDRGGPRDLGSILQGLEAARGVAAFLDRAMLPEELGQALDDLKALPLHLESMLGNMLAQELPLLKRDGGFLADGAHSELDEVRALRDQSRRVIAALQLQYAEETGIKSLKIKHNNVLGYFIEVTAGNSGTMTDTPEGKARFIHRQTMASAMRFTTTELADLESRIANAADKALTIELEAFDKMVAAVTSEAEAIKAGARALAVVDVAAGLAMLADEWSYRRPTVDASRMFAIEGGRHPVVEQALRRQSVGPFIANDCDLSPHNGGEFGALWLLTGPNMGGKSTFLRQNALIAILAQMGSFVPATTAHIGIVDRLFSRVGASDDLARGRSTFMVEMVETAAILNQASDRSLVILDEIGRGTATFDGLSIAWAAVEHLHEANRCRGLFATHFHELTVLSEKLNRLSNATMRVKEWDGEVIFLHEVGPGAADRSYGIQVARLAGLPDSVVARARDVLTKLEDSDRKNPASQLIDDLPLFQVAVRREESKRAGPSKVEDALRAINPDDMTPREALDALYALKKQLKA; translated from the coding sequence ATGATGGAGCAATATATCGAGATCAAGGCGAACAATCCCGGTTCGCTGCTCTTCTACCGCATGGGCGATTTCTACGAACTGTTCTTCGAGGATGCGGTCGATGCGTCCCGCGCGCTCGGCATCACGCTCACCAAGCGTGGCCAGCATCTCGGCCGCGAAATCCCGATGTGCGGCGTGCCTGTGCACGCTGCCGACGACTATCTGCAGAAGCTGATCTCGCTCGGTTTCCGCGTCGCCGTCTGCGAACAGCTGGAAGACCCGGCGGAGGCCAAGAAGCGCGGCTCGAAATCGGTGGTGAAACGCGATGTCGTGCGGCTGGTGACGCCGGGCACGATTACCGAGGAAAAACTCCTCTCGCCCTCCGAGTCGAACTACCTGATGGCGCTTGCCCGCATCAAGGGTGCCGCCGAACCGCTTCTGGCGCTCGCCTGGATCGATATCTCGACCGGCGTCTTCCGGCTCGCCGAGACCGATCAGTCGCGGCTGCTCGCCGATATCCTGCGCATCGAGCCGCGCGAACTGATCCTGCCGGATACGATGTTTCACGACGCCGAGCTGAAGCCGGTCTTCGACGTACTCGGCAAGGTCGCGGTGCCGCAGCCGTCCGTACTCTTCGACAGCGCCAGCGCCGAGGGCCGCATTACCCGTTATTTCGGTGTCGGCACGCTCGAAGGTTTCGGCAATTTTTCCCGCGCTGAGCTGGCTGCCGCCGCGGCCGCCGTCGCCTATGTGGAAAAGACCCAGATCGCCGAACGGCCGCCGCTCGGACGCCCCGAACGCGAAAGCGGCGCTTCGACGCTGTTCATCGACCCGGCGACCCGCGGCAACCTGGAACTGACCAAGACCTTGTCCGGAGAGCGTGAAGGCACGCTCCTGAAGGCGATCGACCGCACGGTGACCGGCGGCGGTGCTCGTTTGCTCGCTGAACGGCTGATGTCGCCGTTGACGGATCCCGACCGCATCAACCGGCGTCTCGATTCCATCTCCTTCCTGCTGGAAGAACCCTCGCTCTGCAGCGAGCTGCGCTCCGGGCTGAAGCACGTGCCGGACATGCCGCGCGCCCTGTCGCGCCTGGTGCTCGACCGCGGCGGCCCGCGTGATCTCGGCAGTATCCTGCAGGGGCTGGAAGCGGCCCGCGGTGTCGCGGCCTTTCTCGACAGGGCCATGCTGCCCGAGGAATTGGGGCAGGCGCTCGACGACCTGAAGGCCTTGCCGCTTCATCTGGAATCCATGCTCGGCAACATGCTGGCGCAGGAACTGCCGCTCCTGAAGCGTGATGGTGGGTTCCTCGCCGATGGCGCTCATTCGGAACTGGACGAGGTGCGGGCGTTGCGCGACCAGTCGCGCCGGGTCATCGCCGCGCTCCAGCTCCAATATGCCGAGGAGACCGGGATCAAGTCGCTGAAGATCAAGCACAACAATGTGCTCGGTTATTTCATCGAGGTGACGGCCGGAAATTCCGGCACGATGACCGATACGCCGGAAGGCAAGGCGCGCTTCATCCACCGCCAGACCATGGCGAGCGCCATGCGGTTCACGACGACGGAACTTGCCGATCTCGAAAGCCGCATCGCCAACGCCGCCGACAAGGCCCTGACCATCGAGCTCGAAGCCTTCGACAAGATGGTTGCAGCCGTGACCTCCGAGGCAGAGGCGATCAAGGCCGGCGCCCGGGCGCTGGCGGTGGTCGACGTCGCGGCAGGCCTTGCCATGCTCGCCGATGAGTGGAGTTATCGCCGTCCGACAGTGGATGCCTCCCGCATGTTCGCGATCGAGGGCGGCCGCCACCCCGTGGTCGAGCAGGCGCTGCGCAGACAGTCCGTCGGCCCGTTCATCGCCAATGATTGCGATCTCTCGCCGCATAATGGCGGCGAGTTCGGCGCGCTCTGGCTGCTCACCGGCCCGAACATGGGCGGTAAGTCGACCTTCCTGCGCCAGAACGCGCTGATCGCCATCCTTGCGCAGATGGGCTCCTTCGTGCCGGCGACTACCGCCCATATCGGTATCGTAGACCGCCTTTTTTCGCGCGTCGGCGCTTCGGACGATCTGGCCCGTGGCCGCTCCACTTTCATGGTGGAGATGGTCGAAACGGCCGCGATCCTTAACCAGGCGAGTGATCGTTCGCTGGTCATCCTCGATGAGATCGGCCGCGGCACCGCGACCTTCGACGGCCTGTCGATCGCCTGGGCGGCGGTCGAGCACCTGCACGAGGCGAACAGATGCCGCGGCCTCTTCGCCACCCATTTCCATGAGCTGACCGTGCTTTCGGAAAAACTGAACCGGCTTTCCAACGCCACGATGCGGGTGAAGGAATGGGATGGCGAGGTGATCTTCCTGCATGAAGTCGGCCCCGGTGCTGCCGATCGCTCCTACGGCATCCAGGTCGCGCGGCTTGCAGGCCTGCCCGACTCGGTGGTCGCCCGTGCCCGCGACGTGCTGACCAAGCTTGAGGATTCCGACCGCAAGAACCCGGCAAGCCAGCTGATCGACGACCTGCCGCTCTTCCAGGTCGCCGTCCGGCGTGAAGAATCCAAGCGCGCCGGGCCGTCCAAGGTCGAGGACGCACTGAGGGCCATCAACCCGGACGACATGACCCCCCGCGAGGCTCTGGACGCGCTTTATGCGCTGAAAAAGCAGCTCAAGGCCTAA
- the murJ gene encoding murein biosynthesis integral membrane protein MurJ, which translates to MSLVRKFATVGGATLGSRIFGFARETFMAAALGTGPMADVFYAAFRFPNLFRRLFAEGAFNAAFVPLFSKEIEANGVEGAKRFSEEVFGVLFSALMIITIIMELMMPWLVEWIIAPGFADDPEKTSITVRLAVVMFPYLMCMSLTAMMSGMLNSLHHFFAAAIAPVFLNVVMIGALLYGLWIHADPLTIAWYLSWSVLAAGILQLAVVYAGVRHAGINIGFRRPRMTPNVKRLLVLAVPAAVTGGITQINQIIGQAIASGKEGAIAALQYADRIYQLPLGVVGVAVGVVLLPELARALKGGHLKEAANTQNRSIEFVLFLTLPAAAGLWILSDAIIRVLYERGAFSAENTSIVAAILAIYGIGLPGFVLIKALQPGFYAREDTKTPMRFTMLSVVINSGLAISLFPLIAERGIATAEAAAGWTNTVLLFTTLVWRGHLTWEWALAKRTALLLVSTGIMSAALIYALRYAGPWLTPDALLIHQVAALACLLVLAMAIYFACAFLIGGADIGMIRRNIKRKPKA; encoded by the coding sequence ATGAGCCTAGTCCGGAAATTCGCGACAGTCGGCGGAGCGACCCTCGGCAGCCGGATTTTCGGTTTTGCGCGCGAGACCTTCATGGCCGCGGCACTCGGCACCGGCCCGATGGCCGACGTCTTTTACGCAGCCTTCCGCTTTCCGAACCTGTTTCGTCGGCTGTTTGCCGAGGGCGCCTTCAACGCCGCCTTCGTGCCATTGTTTTCGAAAGAGATCGAGGCGAACGGCGTCGAGGGCGCCAAGCGCTTTTCGGAAGAGGTTTTCGGCGTTCTCTTCTCTGCCTTGATGATCATCACCATCATAATGGAACTGATGATGCCATGGCTGGTGGAATGGATCATCGCACCGGGTTTCGCCGACGATCCCGAAAAGACCTCCATCACCGTCCGTTTGGCAGTGGTGATGTTCCCCTATCTGATGTGCATGTCGCTGACGGCGATGATGAGCGGCATGCTCAACTCGCTGCATCACTTCTTCGCGGCCGCAATCGCCCCGGTCTTCCTGAACGTGGTGATGATCGGGGCGCTGCTCTATGGCCTCTGGATCCATGCCGATCCGTTGACCATCGCCTGGTATCTCTCCTGGAGCGTTCTAGCCGCCGGCATCCTGCAGCTTGCGGTGGTCTATGCCGGTGTGCGCCATGCCGGCATCAACATCGGCTTCCGCCGCCCCAGGATGACGCCGAACGTCAAGCGCCTCCTCGTGCTTGCAGTGCCTGCGGCCGTCACCGGCGGCATCACCCAGATCAACCAGATCATCGGCCAGGCGATCGCGTCCGGCAAGGAAGGCGCGATCGCCGCCCTCCAATATGCCGACCGCATCTACCAGCTTCCCCTTGGGGTGGTCGGCGTCGCCGTCGGCGTCGTGCTCCTGCCGGAGCTTGCCCGCGCCTTGAAAGGTGGGCACCTCAAGGAAGCCGCCAATACCCAGAACCGCTCGATCGAATTCGTGCTGTTCCTGACCCTGCCGGCCGCCGCCGGTCTCTGGATCCTGTCCGACGCGATCATCCGCGTGCTCTATGAGCGTGGCGCCTTCTCGGCTGAAAATACCTCGATCGTCGCCGCCATCCTCGCGATCTACGGCATCGGCCTGCCGGGCTTCGTGTTGATCAAGGCGCTGCAACCCGGTTTCTACGCCCGCGAGGACACCAAGACGCCGATGCGCTTCACCATGCTCTCGGTCGTCATCAATTCGGGCCTGGCGATCTCGCTTTTCCCGCTGATCGCCGAGCGTGGCATCGCGACGGCGGAAGCTGCGGCCGGCTGGACCAATACGGTGCTGTTGTTCACGACGCTGGTCTGGCGCGGTCATCTGACCTGGGAATGGGCGCTTGCGAAACGCACGGCTCTGCTGCTCGTCTCGACCGGCATCATGTCCGCAGCGCTCATCTATGCGCTCCGGTATGCTGGGCCGTGGCTGACCCCGGATGCCTTGCTGATCCATCAGGTCGCAGCGCTCGCCTGCCTGCTCGTCCTGGCGATGGCCATCTATTTCGCCTGCGCCTTCCTGATCGGCGGCGCCGACATCGGCATGATACGCCGGAACATCAAGCGGAAACCGAAGGCCTAG